From Gimesia panareensis, the proteins below share one genomic window:
- a CDS encoding PSD1 and planctomycete cytochrome C domain-containing protein — protein sequence MNAIKMILTALPAMLVTCVAAAAETIEFNRDVLPILSNHCFTCHGPDSATRAAGLRLDQRASATGKADSGKSAITPGKVQSSELMHRITASDENERMPPLEGAKPLNAKQIATLKAWIEQGAKYEAHWAFIAPKQPALPKVQNAAWPKNKIDVFVLARLERAGIQPAREAQRETLIRRVAFDLTGLPPTLKEIDEFLADQSPNAYANMVDRYLASPAYGEHMARYWLDLARYADSNGYQYDTEREQWVWRDWVINAYNENKPFDKFTIEQLAGDLLPDATDQQRLATGFNRNHGITIEGGIIDEEYRTEYVMDRLVTTGEVWLALTIGCARCHEHKFDPISQQEFYQLYAFFNQVPERGMRGFAPKQRIASPLAPASLQKFDVELTRLQAELKKPIDVDQHLQRWTQGISAQPEQGWTVVEPLTMKSSGGTTLTKLADKSILASGANPRHDIYEITAKTDATNLTAVRLEALTHESLPGGGPGRHSNSNFVLSEIELTAISIADPSQRQTVKFSRAVADYSQANYEIAKAIDGSVAGNNGWAVDGPSRKLPATAMLITEKSFGFEGGTELQFRLRHEAGYATHGVGRPRFSITGDAPEDLQLHGIPADIRQIAAKENNRRTAGEQKQLREYFLAHHNPKQRIERQIAELEKQKKAAIPETMIMQDQAQPRATFLLNRGQYNEPREQVSPNVPEIFPPLPETAAKNRLAFAQWLVDPGHPLTARVAVNRYWQRLFGMGLVKTSEDFGVQGEFPSHPQLLDWLALEFIRSGWDIKQMQRLIMNSATYRQTSHVGATAYAQDPENRLLARGPRMRLSAEQIRDATLAVSGLLVERLGGKSVYPYQPKGLWLELNNRPNYSQEYPQGKGDELYRRSLYTFWKRTVPSPMLKTLDAPEREFCTIRRSRTNTPLQALLLLNGPQFVEAARKLAERMLSEGGQSVDDQIQYGFRLVTSRNPSEAELALFREAYETDVKFYAHDPAAALRLLQVGDSAPDSELDPARLAALTNLTRVFLNLDEAITKE from the coding sequence GTGAACGCAATCAAGATGATTCTGACAGCTTTGCCGGCGATGCTGGTGACCTGTGTTGCAGCGGCTGCGGAAACAATTGAATTTAATCGAGATGTTCTGCCGATCCTCTCGAATCATTGTTTCACGTGTCACGGCCCCGACTCGGCGACACGTGCGGCGGGCCTGCGACTGGATCAGCGCGCATCGGCGACCGGCAAGGCTGACTCTGGTAAAAGTGCCATCACCCCGGGTAAAGTCCAGTCCAGCGAACTGATGCATCGTATTACTGCGTCCGATGAAAATGAGCGGATGCCTCCGCTTGAAGGGGCAAAGCCACTGAATGCGAAACAGATCGCAACTCTGAAAGCGTGGATCGAACAGGGGGCGAAATACGAAGCACACTGGGCCTTTATCGCGCCGAAACAACCAGCGCTCCCCAAAGTACAAAACGCTGCCTGGCCGAAAAACAAGATCGATGTGTTTGTGCTGGCGCGACTGGAACGGGCAGGAATACAGCCGGCTCGTGAAGCACAGCGCGAAACGTTAATACGCCGAGTGGCCTTTGATTTGACCGGTCTGCCTCCCACGCTGAAAGAAATCGACGAGTTCCTTGCCGATCAATCGCCAAATGCGTATGCGAATATGGTCGACCGCTATCTCGCCTCGCCTGCCTACGGCGAACACATGGCACGGTACTGGCTTGACCTGGCCCGTTATGCCGACAGCAACGGCTATCAATATGACACGGAGCGGGAACAGTGGGTCTGGCGCGACTGGGTCATCAATGCGTACAACGAAAACAAACCATTTGACAAATTCACCATCGAACAACTTGCCGGCGACCTGTTGCCTGACGCGACGGACCAGCAACGGCTGGCAACCGGTTTCAATCGAAATCATGGGATCACCATCGAAGGTGGCATCATTGATGAGGAGTATCGCACCGAGTATGTGATGGACCGGCTGGTGACCACCGGCGAAGTCTGGCTCGCGCTTACCATTGGCTGTGCCCGCTGTCACGAACATAAATTCGATCCCATTTCGCAACAGGAATTTTACCAGCTCTATGCCTTTTTCAATCAGGTACCCGAGAGAGGCATGCGCGGATTTGCTCCCAAACAACGCATCGCGTCACCGCTGGCACCCGCATCACTGCAGAAATTCGACGTGGAACTGACGCGACTGCAGGCTGAATTGAAGAAACCGATCGATGTGGACCAGCATCTGCAGCGCTGGACTCAAGGCATCTCGGCTCAACCGGAACAGGGCTGGACCGTGGTGGAGCCATTGACCATGAAGTCGTCCGGCGGGACCACACTTACGAAGCTCGCCGACAAATCGATCCTGGCCAGTGGAGCCAATCCCCGACACGATATCTACGAGATCACCGCCAAAACCGATGCCACCAATCTCACCGCCGTCCGGCTGGAAGCGCTCACTCATGAATCACTTCCCGGTGGCGGACCGGGACGGCACAGTAATTCCAATTTTGTCCTGAGCGAAATTGAACTGACGGCGATCTCCATCGCAGATCCGTCACAGCGGCAAACAGTCAAATTCAGTCGAGCGGTCGCGGATTATTCACAGGCCAATTATGAAATTGCTAAAGCCATTGATGGCAGTGTGGCCGGTAACAACGGTTGGGCCGTGGATGGGCCCTCTCGCAAACTTCCCGCCACCGCCATGCTGATTACAGAGAAGTCCTTTGGTTTTGAGGGGGGGACCGAATTACAGTTCCGTCTGCGTCACGAAGCCGGGTATGCGACACACGGTGTGGGACGCCCCCGGTTCTCCATTACAGGCGACGCTCCCGAAGACCTGCAGTTACACGGGATTCCTGCTGACATTCGACAGATCGCTGCCAAGGAAAATAATCGCCGTACCGCCGGCGAACAGAAACAACTGCGGGAGTATTTCCTGGCCCATCACAACCCAAAACAGAGAATTGAACGGCAAATCGCTGAACTCGAAAAACAGAAAAAAGCAGCGATCCCGGAAACGATGATCATGCAGGACCAGGCTCAGCCCCGCGCGACGTTTCTGCTCAATCGCGGACAATATAATGAGCCCCGTGAGCAGGTCAGCCCCAATGTTCCAGAGATCTTCCCGCCCCTGCCCGAAACAGCAGCGAAGAATCGTCTGGCATTCGCCCAGTGGCTGGTTGATCCTGGTCATCCCCTCACGGCGCGTGTAGCCGTGAACCGTTACTGGCAACGACTGTTTGGAATGGGCCTGGTTAAAACCTCTGAGGATTTCGGAGTCCAGGGGGAATTTCCCAGTCACCCCCAGTTGCTGGACTGGTTAGCGCTGGAATTTATTCGCAGTGGCTGGGACATCAAGCAGATGCAGCGGTTGATCATGAATTCCGCGACCTATCGGCAAACGTCTCACGTTGGTGCGACAGCCTATGCGCAGGACCCGGAAAATCGACTGTTGGCCCGCGGCCCCCGCATGCGACTGTCTGCCGAGCAAATTCGCGACGCCACATTAGCGGTCAGTGGTTTACTGGTGGAACGGCTGGGCGGAAAAAGCGTCTATCCATATCAGCCGAAGGGCCTGTGGCTGGAACTCAACAATCGGCCGAATTACTCCCAGGAATATCCCCAGGGCAAGGGGGATGAGCTCTATCGACGGAGTCTCTATACATTCTGGAAGCGGACGGTTCCCTCTCCCATGCTGAAAACCTTAGATGCTCCTGAACGGGAATTCTGCACGATACGTCGGTCACGCACGAATACGCCGTTGCAGGCGTTACTGCTCTTGAATGGTCCTCAATTTGTCGAAGCAGCACGCAAACTGGCCGAGCGAATGCTGTCTGAGGGGGGCCAGAGTGTTGATGATCAGATTCAATATGGATTTCGACTTGTCACGTCTCGTAATCCCAGTGAGGCTGAACTGGCCCTCTTCCGCGAAGCTTATGAAACCGATGTGAAGTTCTACGCCCATGATCCGGCAGCCGCTCTTCGCCTGCTGCAGGTGGGTGATTCAGCCCCGGATTCCGAATTAGATCCGGCCAGACTGGCGGCTTTGACAAATCTGACCCGCGTGTTCCTGAACCTGGACGAAGCGATTACGAAGGAATAA
- a CDS encoding DUF1501 domain-containing protein has protein sequence MRDPLTEMQLQVNRRQFFGRSSTGIGVAALASLLNRDLFAKETAGDATRVGGLPGIPHFAPKAKRVIYLLQSGAPSQVDLLDHKPSLEKLHMTELPDSIRKGQRLTGMTAGQKKFPVVKSPWKFRQHGESGTWLSDLLPHMGKVADDICVINSMHTEAINHDPAITFFQSGHQQPGRPSIGAWLSYGLGSETENLPSFVVLLSKNSFFQAQPLYDRLWGSGFLSSKYQGVKFRSQGDPVLYLSDPAGGSDSQRRTMLDRLAKLNQLRAEEIGDPEINARIAQYEMAYRMQTSVPELADISNESASTLELYGDDVKEPGTHAANCLLARRLAERGVRFIQVFHRGWDHHSNVQKYLPDLAKQTDQGSAALIADLKQRGMLDETLVIWGGEFGRTVYSQGNPKTFGRDHHPRCFSIWMAGGGIKPGITYGQTDDYCYNITENPVHVHDFHATILHCLGINHERLTYRFQGRDYRLTDVHGTVVKDIIT, from the coding sequence ATGCGTGATCCCTTAACTGAGATGCAATTACAGGTCAATCGACGCCAGTTCTTTGGACGCTCGAGTACTGGGATTGGTGTCGCGGCGCTGGCGTCGTTGCTCAATCGCGACCTGTTTGCGAAAGAGACTGCCGGCGATGCAACGCGTGTCGGCGGTTTGCCGGGCATTCCGCATTTTGCTCCGAAGGCCAAACGCGTGATCTACCTGCTGCAGTCAGGTGCGCCTTCGCAGGTCGACCTGCTCGATCACAAACCGTCTCTCGAGAAACTGCACATGACCGAATTGCCCGACAGCATCCGCAAAGGGCAGAGGCTGACGGGCATGACAGCAGGACAGAAGAAATTTCCGGTTGTCAAATCTCCCTGGAAATTCCGGCAGCATGGTGAATCGGGAACATGGCTGAGTGATCTGCTGCCGCATATGGGAAAGGTGGCCGATGACATTTGCGTGATTAATTCCATGCATACTGAAGCCATCAATCATGATCCCGCGATCACGTTCTTTCAGTCAGGGCATCAGCAGCCGGGACGACCGAGTATCGGCGCCTGGCTCAGTTATGGACTGGGAAGCGAGACAGAAAATCTACCGTCCTTCGTCGTCCTGCTCAGTAAGAATTCGTTCTTTCAGGCACAACCCCTGTATGACCGGTTGTGGGGGAGCGGCTTTTTATCTTCGAAGTACCAAGGTGTCAAATTTCGCAGCCAGGGTGATCCGGTGCTCTACCTGAGCGATCCGGCCGGAGGGAGCGACTCACAACGCCGAACGATGCTGGACCGGCTGGCAAAACTCAATCAGTTACGGGCAGAGGAAATCGGTGATCCGGAGATCAACGCACGCATCGCCCAATACGAGATGGCGTACCGGATGCAAACTTCGGTTCCAGAGCTTGCTGATATCTCCAATGAATCGGCCAGCACGCTCGAACTCTACGGTGACGATGTGAAAGAGCCTGGAACGCATGCGGCCAACTGTCTGCTCGCACGCAGATTAGCCGAACGCGGCGTCCGCTTTATTCAAGTGTTTCACCGTGGCTGGGATCACCATAGTAACGTTCAAAAGTATCTGCCGGATCTGGCGAAACAGACCGACCAGGGATCGGCGGCTTTGATTGCCGATTTGAAACAGCGCGGCATGCTGGATGAAACACTGGTGATCTGGGGAGGCGAGTTTGGTCGTACGGTCTATTCGCAAGGCAATCCAAAAACGTTCGGCCGGGACCATCACCCGCGTTGCTTTTCGATTTGGATGGCGGGAGGAGGCATCAAGCCCGGAATCACTTACGGGCAAACTGATGATTACTGTTATAACATCACTGAAAATCCGGTACACGTGCACGATTTTCACGCCACGATTCTGCATTGTCTGGGTATCAACCACGAGCGCCTGACGTATCGTTTCCAGGGGCGCGATTATCGTCTGACTGATGTACACGGGACTGTGGTCAAGGACATCATCACGTGA
- a CDS encoding DUF1501 domain-containing protein, with amino-acid sequence MLRIEDRALQFCDRIPRRSFLQIGGLAMGGLSLPQILQAQQQNGQQHSHKAVIMIFLNGGPPHQDMFDLKADAPAEIRGEFQPIATNVPGIQISELMPRVAGMMEKFSIIRSLVGSEGRHDSFQCCTGHQVRDPKPQGGWPSMGSALSKLQGPVNPSVPPYIDLSQKMAHDPYNIKGAGFLGMAHTPFRPDGEVMSNMTLNQISTIRLHERSRLLKELDTYRKNVDQKLSTETTDNFTEQALGVLTSSKLVEALDLEKVDPKIRARYGIDDPKVLGFDPKMGYQALMSRFLQALRAVEAGARMVTCSFADFDYHSDNFGRGRKVIPLLDQGVAALVEDLHERGLDQDVTVIVWGEFGRTPKINDKAGRDHWSRVHAGLLAGGGMQTGQVIGSTNKWAEEAVDHPVHMQEVFATLYHNLGIDTATTTIPDNNGRPQYLLERQEPIPELV; translated from the coding sequence ATGTTGAGAATCGAAGACCGGGCATTGCAATTCTGTGATCGTATCCCCCGCCGCTCCTTTCTGCAGATTGGCGGACTGGCGATGGGAGGCCTGTCGTTGCCTCAAATTTTGCAGGCACAGCAACAGAACGGGCAGCAGCATTCTCACAAAGCGGTCATCATGATCTTCCTGAATGGTGGGCCCCCGCATCAGGATATGTTCGATTTGAAAGCGGATGCGCCCGCCGAAATTCGTGGTGAGTTCCAACCAATCGCTACGAATGTGCCCGGCATACAAATCAGCGAATTGATGCCGCGCGTCGCCGGGATGATGGAAAAGTTCTCCATCATTCGTTCTCTGGTGGGGTCTGAAGGTCGACACGATTCATTCCAATGCTGCACCGGCCATCAGGTTCGGGATCCCAAACCGCAGGGGGGCTGGCCGTCAATGGGGTCGGCACTCTCCAAACTGCAGGGACCGGTAAATCCATCCGTGCCACCGTATATTGATCTTTCACAAAAGATGGCTCATGATCCCTACAACATCAAAGGAGCCGGTTTTCTGGGAATGGCGCATACTCCATTTCGTCCCGATGGCGAAGTGATGAGCAACATGACGCTGAATCAGATTTCCACGATTCGGTTGCACGAACGGAGCCGACTGCTGAAGGAACTCGATACGTACCGGAAGAATGTCGATCAGAAGTTATCTACCGAGACCACTGATAACTTTACCGAACAGGCTTTGGGAGTTTTAACTTCGTCCAAGTTAGTGGAAGCCCTGGATCTGGAGAAAGTTGACCCGAAAATTCGTGCCCGGTACGGAATCGACGATCCTAAGGTACTCGGTTTTGATCCGAAGATGGGGTATCAGGCATTGATGTCCCGGTTTCTGCAGGCCCTCCGCGCTGTCGAAGCGGGTGCCCGCATGGTGACCTGCAGTTTCGCTGATTTTGACTACCACAGCGATAATTTTGGCAGAGGGCGCAAAGTGATTCCGTTACTGGATCAGGGAGTTGCTGCTCTGGTAGAAGATCTGCACGAAAGGGGTCTGGATCAGGATGTGACTGTGATCGTCTGGGGAGAGTTTGGACGGACTCCCAAAATCAATGATAAAGCAGGTCGCGATCATTGGTCGCGCGTGCATGCTGGTTTGCTGGCCGGCGGTGGGATGCAAACCGGCCAGGTGATTGGCTCCACCAATAAATGGGCTGAAGAGGCGGTTGACCATCCCGTACATATGCAGGAAGTCTTTGCCACACTCTATCACAACCTGGGAATTGATACGGCAACTACCACGATTCCCGACAACAATGGCCGACCACAATATCTGCTGGAACGTCAGGAACCCATTCCGGAACTGGTGTGA
- a CDS encoding DUF1588 domain-containing protein, protein MTCFRFALVLTLLGSLLPAAMGETYTPGQKVSRDFKTFAKSFLTTHCVDCHGQSEPEGNLSLHDLGPVDEVNAATWKSVWAQVTLKEMPPQDMDQPEVVERLQFSDWIVGELTRVMSDKGGFHDHLDPNKGNYVDHDLLFGPLPENIKLKPTSSPARLWRLTPQEHITRLNELINQEPEYDPAKPGLRTHGDVVPTNHGGELKLYFGTDRIIKWQGGTVAYATAVKSVPAVLSSARTHGLENYPDFYTVNSAEATQIMGTAGDLIRYMAYGPLSIAKPYQITDDPRSIADKMKGDIRGLPTSIVYSTKIARPLTPVYELMRQEDYTDESLQAAIDYLFEMLTFRPPSKKESDDYLTIVKQSIEKLGKEDGVVLGLSSIFLDRDALFRPELAKSGQPDQDGRVMLQDWELGLAVNHALRYIKPDAELRTAIIEGRMRTRDDVKREVTRMLADDSIRKPRVLRFFRDFFDYDLGGYICKDARALAKTGVSNRGQAHYRAMFDATASTDRLIELILKEDQDVLKRLLTTDRAVVTEADKIYFGKRRSRAEEIAARKAAQKAAEELASKESANPGKKKNKAARKKQEKVNHSVTPAELSGKELYARVSRRSFGTGSMRPERILATVPAEQRLGILTHPSWLVSHSDAMDNHAIRRGRWIRERLLGGGIPDVPITVDAMLPDEPQNTLRERMRVTRQEYCWTCHKKMDPLGLPFEMYNHAGLYRETELEKPVDTTGEIIDSGDPTLDGKVANAIELIEKLAESERSEQVFVRHAFRFWMGRNETLNDGPVLQAAYRAYKDNGGSMNALLVSLLTSDAFLYRTRGPSASAETD, encoded by the coding sequence ATGACCTGCTTCAGATTCGCTCTGGTTCTCACACTGCTCGGCAGCTTGCTCCCCGCAGCAATGGGGGAGACTTATACGCCCGGGCAAAAAGTATCCAGAGACTTTAAAACCTTCGCGAAATCGTTTCTGACGACGCACTGTGTCGACTGTCACGGTCAGTCAGAGCCGGAAGGGAATCTCTCGCTTCACGACCTGGGACCCGTGGACGAGGTCAACGCTGCTACCTGGAAAAGTGTCTGGGCACAGGTCACTCTGAAAGAGATGCCCCCTCAGGATATGGACCAGCCTGAAGTGGTAGAACGACTGCAGTTCTCAGACTGGATTGTGGGCGAGCTGACACGCGTGATGAGCGACAAGGGCGGGTTCCACGATCACCTCGACCCGAACAAAGGCAACTACGTCGACCACGATCTTCTGTTCGGTCCATTGCCTGAGAACATTAAACTCAAGCCCACGTCTTCGCCCGCTCGTCTCTGGCGTTTAACGCCGCAGGAACACATCACGCGTCTGAATGAATTGATCAATCAGGAACCGGAGTATGATCCAGCCAAGCCGGGCTTGCGAACGCATGGCGATGTCGTTCCCACCAACCACGGCGGTGAACTCAAGCTCTACTTCGGTACGGATCGCATCATCAAATGGCAGGGGGGGACCGTGGCTTATGCGACTGCGGTCAAAAGCGTCCCTGCCGTGCTGTCATCGGCCCGCACGCATGGGCTGGAAAACTATCCTGATTTCTACACTGTCAACAGTGCGGAAGCCACGCAGATCATGGGCACAGCCGGGGACCTGATTCGCTACATGGCCTATGGTCCCCTGAGTATCGCCAAACCCTACCAGATCACCGATGATCCCCGGTCGATTGCAGACAAGATGAAAGGCGATATTCGCGGCTTGCCCACGAGTATCGTCTACAGCACGAAGATCGCGCGGCCCCTGACACCCGTCTATGAACTGATGCGGCAGGAAGACTATACCGATGAGAGTTTGCAGGCCGCCATCGATTACCTGTTCGAAATGTTGACCTTCCGACCGCCGAGTAAAAAGGAGTCGGACGACTACCTGACGATCGTGAAACAGTCCATTGAAAAACTCGGCAAGGAAGATGGCGTCGTTCTTGGTTTGTCGTCGATCTTCCTCGATCGAGACGCCCTCTTCAGACCGGAACTGGCTAAGTCCGGACAACCAGATCAAGACGGGCGTGTCATGCTGCAGGACTGGGAGTTGGGGCTGGCCGTCAATCACGCACTCCGCTACATCAAGCCGGACGCAGAATTACGAACCGCGATCATCGAAGGACGAATGCGGACCAGGGACGATGTGAAGCGGGAAGTAACTCGCATGCTCGCCGACGACAGTATCCGCAAGCCCCGCGTCCTGCGTTTCTTTCGTGATTTCTTCGACTATGACCTGGGCGGTTACATCTGCAAAGACGCCCGGGCACTGGCGAAAACAGGTGTGAGCAATCGCGGGCAGGCCCATTATCGAGCCATGTTCGATGCGACCGCGAGCACCGATCGGCTGATAGAACTGATCCTGAAAGAAGACCAGGACGTGTTGAAGCGGCTCCTGACCACAGACAGGGCTGTCGTCACGGAAGCAGATAAAATCTACTTCGGCAAGCGGCGTTCCCGGGCAGAAGAGATCGCCGCCAGAAAAGCCGCCCAGAAAGCCGCAGAGGAACTCGCCAGCAAAGAGTCCGCCAATCCGGGGAAGAAAAAAAACAAAGCTGCCCGGAAAAAGCAGGAGAAAGTCAATCACAGTGTCACCCCGGCAGAGCTTTCCGGCAAGGAACTCTATGCCCGTGTCAGTCGCCGCAGTTTCGGCACCGGCTCGATGCGACCGGAACGCATCCTGGCCACAGTGCCCGCTGAGCAGCGCCTGGGCATCCTGACCCATCCCAGTTGGCTCGTCTCACATTCCGACGCCATGGACAATCACGCCATTCGTCGCGGTCGCTGGATTCGCGAACGTTTACTGGGCGGCGGCATTCCTGATGTCCCCATCACCGTCGATGCCATGCTGCCCGATGAACCACAAAATACACTCCGTGAACGGATGCGGGTCACCAGGCAGGAATACTGCTGGACCTGCCATAAGAAAATGGATCCGCTGGGGCTGCCGTTTGAGATGTATAACCACGCCGGCCTGTACCGGGAAACGGAGCTCGAAAAGCCAGTCGATACAACAGGCGAGATCATCGATTCCGGTGATCCCACACTCGATGGCAAAGTCGCCAACGCCATTGAACTGATCGAAAAGCTGGCGGAGAGTGAGCGGTCCGAACAGGTCTTCGTCCGCCACGCGTTCCGTTTCTGGATGGGCCGCAACGAAACCCTCAATGACGGTCCCGTTCTCCAGGCTGCCTATCGTGCCTACAAAGACAATGGCGGCAGTATGAATGCCCTGCTCGTTTCACTGCTCACCTCCGATGCGTTTCTCTACCGCACCAGAGGCCCATCCGCGTCGGCAGAAACAGACTGA
- a CDS encoding DUF1552 domain-containing protein encodes MLNRREMLQGLAAGAGAAFGLSLVPERLLAMPASKDTPKRVIFFMQNQGFDPATCIPEGMKRSGSLAKVKLPEPISPLEPYKEKMHIINGLHGIHTSPSHSAFFGALGGYRGSDGVPPSASTIDYELSKVLPQTLLPHLCIGMDSIENMTTKPTIATLSASGAGQPIFMHSNPNHLYQMLYGGISSGDIRRQHEARSNVFNQIEKLAAAKGRALPTADQQRYGQFVAGFKEVNGLRDRLDSVSDHLRKFAPKVDARYTSPEFETDWHDVLLDLGISSLTSGITNTLTIGSGRGEIFGAWKGLGIEQQGHNLGHMEQPGNPIWIKIRQYNSRMLVRIIEALESVPEGSGTMMDHTLIVYTSNNADKQHTSGANWPVMLLGNFDGAFKTGCFTQLDGKRPINALYATLLQAAGVPCDHYNMNEKLARKFDSGTGPLQELLV; translated from the coding sequence ATGCTTAACCGTAGAGAAATGCTTCAAGGTTTAGCGGCCGGCGCTGGTGCCGCATTTGGACTCTCGCTCGTTCCCGAACGTCTGCTGGCCATGCCTGCCAGCAAGGATACGCCCAAGCGTGTAATTTTCTTCATGCAAAACCAGGGTTTCGATCCGGCAACCTGTATTCCGGAAGGGATGAAACGCAGTGGCTCGCTGGCGAAAGTCAAGCTCCCCGAGCCCATCAGCCCGCTGGAACCTTATAAGGAAAAGATGCACATCATCAATGGTCTGCACGGCATTCATACCAGTCCGTCGCACAGTGCATTCTTTGGCGCACTCGGCGGTTATCGCGGCAGTGACGGAGTGCCTCCCAGTGCATCGACCATCGATTACGAGTTGAGCAAGGTCCTGCCGCAAACGCTGCTGCCTCACCTGTGCATCGGCATGGACTCCATTGAGAACATGACGACTAAGCCCACCATAGCGACGCTCTCTGCCAGTGGCGCCGGTCAGCCGATCTTCATGCATTCCAATCCGAATCATCTGTACCAGATGCTCTATGGCGGAATCTCTTCAGGAGACATCCGACGCCAGCACGAAGCAAGGTCGAACGTCTTCAATCAGATTGAAAAGTTAGCCGCTGCCAAAGGACGCGCACTCCCCACAGCAGACCAGCAGCGTTACGGTCAATTTGTTGCGGGATTCAAAGAGGTCAACGGCCTGCGTGATCGCCTCGATTCGGTATCGGATCACCTGCGCAAATTCGCCCCCAAGGTGGACGCGCGCTACACCAGTCCTGAGTTCGAAACAGACTGGCATGACGTCCTGCTCGACCTGGGAATCTCGTCGCTCACATCGGGCATCACCAATACGCTGACCATTGGTTCGGGCCGCGGTGAGATCTTCGGAGCCTGGAAAGGACTGGGAATCGAGCAACAGGGTCACAACCTGGGGCACATGGAACAGCCTGGTAATCCAATCTGGATTAAGATTCGTCAGTACAACAGCCGCATGCTGGTGAGGATCATCGAAGCGCTGGAAAGCGTGCCGGAAGGCAGTGGTACGATGATGGACCACACGCTGATCGTCTACACCAGTAACAACGCAGACAAGCAGCACACCAGCGGAGCCAACTGGCCTGTCATGCTGCTCGGCAATTTCGACGGCGCATTCAAGACGGGTTGCTTTACGCAACTGGATGGAAAACGTCCCATCAATGCCCTCTATGCGACGCTCCTGCAGGCAGCGGGCGTTCCCTGCGATCACTATAACATGAATGAGAAACTGGCCCGGAAGTTCGATTCCGGCACAGGCCCGCTCCAGGAACTGCTGGTATGA